A single genomic interval of Musa acuminata AAA Group cultivar baxijiao chromosome BXJ3-4, Cavendish_Baxijiao_AAA, whole genome shotgun sequence harbors:
- the LOC135635385 gene encoding tobamovirus multiplication protein 2A-like isoform X2, giving the protein MACRGLWECLLKLLNFLLTLTGLAMVGYGVYLLVEWNRVSSSDDDDEPISPTGDNPEFLTFGRPMFVAVSLSSSFLDKLPKAWFIYLIIGIGVVLFIISCFGFIGAVSRNGCCLSCYSFLVILLILVELGAAAFIFFDHSWKHIIPVDKTGNFDVIYDFLEENWKIAKWVALGAVILEALVFLLALIVRAANRPVEYDSDDEYIAQSSGIRQPLINQQGAPATGMPVSGTLDQRPSRHDAWSQRMREKIQTEASNLQHHHLKKGVVVIYCEDDYLMHLPTTL; this is encoded by the exons ATGGCGTGCCGGGGACTCTGGGAGTGCTTGCTGAAGCTTCTCAACTTCCTGTTGACGCTTACCGGATTGGCTATGGTGGGATACGGAGTCTACTTGCTGGTGGAGTGGAATAGAGTTTCTTCTAGCGATGATGACGATGAACCGATATCGCCCACGGGCGATAACCCCGAGTTCTTGACGTTTGGTCGGCCCATGTTTGTGGCAGTTTCTCTGTCGTCAAGTTTTCTTGATAAGCTACCGAAGGCTTG GTTCATTTATTTGATTATCGGTATTGGAGTTGttctcttcatcatatcatgcttTGGCTTTATTGGAGCAGTTTCGAGGAACGGGTGCTGCTTATCTTGT TATTCTTTCTTGGTGATCTTGTTGATTCTCGTTGAGTTGGGAGCTGCAGCTTTTATATTCTTTGATCATAGCTGGAAACAT ATTATTCCTGTTGATAAAACTGGTAATTTTGACGTGATATATGATTTCTTGGAGGAGAATTGGAAGATAGCAAAGTGGGTTGCCCTTGGAGCTGTTATTTTGGAG GCTTTGGTGTTCCTATTGGCTCTTATAGTGAGAGCAGCAAATAGACCCGTCGAGTATGACAGCGATGATGAATATATTGCGCAGAGTTCTGGCATCCGGCAACCACTGATCAACCAGCAAGGAGCTCCAGCAACTGGCATGCCTGTATCTGGCACTCTTGATCAGCGTCCAAGCAGACATGATGCTTGGAGTCAACGAATGAGAGAAAAG ATCCAAACAGAAGCCAGCAATCTGCAACACCATCATCTGAAGAAAGGGGTGGTTGTAATATACTGTGAGGATGACTACCTCATGCATCTGCCAACAACTTTGTGA
- the LOC135635385 gene encoding tobamovirus multiplication protein 2A-like isoform X1, translated as MACRGLWECLLKLLNFLLTLTGLAMVGYGVYLLVEWNRVSSSDDDDEPISPTGDNPEFLTFGRPMFVAVSLSSSFLDKLPKAWFIYLIIGIGVVLFIISCFGFIGAVSRNGCCLSCYSFLVILLILVELGAAAFIFFDHSWKHIIPVDKTGNFDVIYDFLEENWKIAKWVALGAVILEALVFLLALIVRAANRPVEYDSDDEYIAQSSGIRQPLINQQGAPATGMPVSGTLDQRPSRHDAWSQRMREKYGLDTSKFTYNSSDPNRSQQSATPSSEERGGCNIL; from the exons ATGGCGTGCCGGGGACTCTGGGAGTGCTTGCTGAAGCTTCTCAACTTCCTGTTGACGCTTACCGGATTGGCTATGGTGGGATACGGAGTCTACTTGCTGGTGGAGTGGAATAGAGTTTCTTCTAGCGATGATGACGATGAACCGATATCGCCCACGGGCGATAACCCCGAGTTCTTGACGTTTGGTCGGCCCATGTTTGTGGCAGTTTCTCTGTCGTCAAGTTTTCTTGATAAGCTACCGAAGGCTTG GTTCATTTATTTGATTATCGGTATTGGAGTTGttctcttcatcatatcatgcttTGGCTTTATTGGAGCAGTTTCGAGGAACGGGTGCTGCTTATCTTGT TATTCTTTCTTGGTGATCTTGTTGATTCTCGTTGAGTTGGGAGCTGCAGCTTTTATATTCTTTGATCATAGCTGGAAACAT ATTATTCCTGTTGATAAAACTGGTAATTTTGACGTGATATATGATTTCTTGGAGGAGAATTGGAAGATAGCAAAGTGGGTTGCCCTTGGAGCTGTTATTTTGGAG GCTTTGGTGTTCCTATTGGCTCTTATAGTGAGAGCAGCAAATAGACCCGTCGAGTATGACAGCGATGATGAATATATTGCGCAGAGTTCTGGCATCCGGCAACCACTGATCAACCAGCAAGGAGCTCCAGCAACTGGCATGCCTGTATCTGGCACTCTTGATCAGCGTCCAAGCAGACATGATGCTTGGAGTCAACGAATGAGAGAAAAG TATGGTCTTGATACCTCTAAGTTCACCTACAATTCATCAGATCCAAACAGAAGCCAGCAATCTGCAACACCATCATCTGAAGAAAGGGGTGGTTGTAATATACTGTGA